A genomic stretch from Thermosipho affectus includes:
- a CDS encoding STAS domain-containing protein, translated as MRSTKVEFSNEEKALIAKVYGDIDAYHSADIKKEIREKMISSDKEKIIIDLSEVNYIDSAGLGSLVAILKDARMNNKLLYLMSPKQSVMRVFEMTRLDKVFNIISSIEEI; from the coding sequence ATGAGGAGCACGAAGGTTGAATTTTCAAATGAAGAAAAGGCATTAATTGCTAAAGTATATGGAGATATTGATGCATATCATTCGGCAGATATAAAGAAGGAAATTAGAGAAAAAATGATTTCATCAGATAAAGAAAAGATTATCATTGATCTTTCTGAAGTAAATTACATAGATAGTGCAGGTTTGGGGAGCTTGGTTGCAATTTTAAAAGATGCAAGAATGAATAATAAATTGTTGTATTTAATGTCTCCAAAACAGTCTGTTATGAGAGTTTTTGAAATGACAAGATTAGATAAGGTATTTAATATTATTTCAAGTATTGAAGAAATTTAG
- the cmk gene encoding (d)CMP kinase: MPCRIAIDGPAGSGKTTIAKLLAKTLGIFYLDTGAMYRIVGLYLEKSDVSNDEEIENKLKELKLSFSDGDFFLNGKKVGDEIRTPDVGIYASKYAKNEIVRRYLTKLQREIAENENIVVEGRDIGTVVLPDAEVKIFLVATQEARAKRRFKELTEKGVKVTYEQVLNEIKLRDKQDSERNVAPLRKAKDAILIDSTKFSIEEVVQKILEVVKEKCKLLWQRE, from the coding sequence ATGCCATGTAGAATAGCAATAGATGGACCAGCTGGTTCTGGAAAGACGACTATTGCAAAATTACTTGCGAAAACTTTAGGTATCTTTTACTTGGATACTGGGGCTATGTATAGAATTGTTGGATTGTATTTGGAGAAAAGTGATGTTAGTAATGATGAAGAAATAGAAAACAAATTAAAAGAATTAAAGTTATCTTTTTCGGATGGAGATTTTTTTCTTAATGGAAAAAAAGTTGGTGATGAAATTAGAACACCTGATGTTGGAATTTATGCCTCTAAATATGCTAAAAACGAAATTGTAAGAAGATATCTTACAAAGCTTCAAAGAGAGATTGCGGAAAATGAAAATATAGTAGTGGAAGGAAGAGATATTGGAACTGTTGTTTTACCAGATGCAGAAGTAAAGATATTTCTTGTTGCCACACAAGAAGCTAGAGCGAAAAGAAGGTTTAAGGAGTTGACAGAAAAGGGAGTAAAAGTAACATACGAGCAGGTGTTAAATGAAATAAAATTAAGAGATAAACAAGACTCTGAAAGGAATGTTGCACCTTTGAGAAAGGCCAAAGATGCTATATTAATAGATTCAACGAAGTTTTCCATTGAAGAAGTAGTTCAAAAGATATTAGAGGTGGTTAAAGAAAAATGCAAATTATTGTGGCAAAGGGAGTAG
- a CDS encoding bifunctional 4-hydroxy-3-methylbut-2-enyl diphosphate reductase/30S ribosomal protein S1 has product MQIIVAKGVGFCFGVEYAVNRAKTLLKSGVSVWTDDDIVHNKFVMKELNDLGLSKTSGDVFLVRAHGLPKYEIEKLNKKYKIEDLTCRIVKNLFKTVSKLEEEGYKLVVFGKKEHPEMKALKSYCTDAIITKEPVMVVGKRIAVASQTTMSYSDFNLFAEKVKEMSKFEEFKVINSICNITYDREIETQQLSKIVDLMVIVGGKHSSNTTKLYKIAKKYTNAIHIEFPEEIEFIPKGVKKVGIISGTSTPKELVDKVVERLKILGGMLQMDGNFEKLLEEYLYTDVRRGEKVEATVLRKSDTELFVDFGWKGEGIVNSNELVKDLEEYNIGDKITLLLLKKDEENGTAYLSEKRIYLKQIRRILKEKFEKGEKVTGKIISKVKGGYKVLIDNVLEAFLPKSESMIFDDNIPEYKCEFKIIKFEDKRRLNVVLSRKVLVEEQVKKFFNERKNGDIVEGIVKKIEKFGAFIRISEGIEGLLPNSEISYDNEVNAYDVLSEGQSVKLYLKEIVPERKKIILSLKELLPNPWNSVERKYKVGEVVSGKVKKIMPYGFFVNLEPGIDGFVHIDDVFWGRRGNLKELISEGDFVKLVVKEVDKENKRIKLSYKEVKGDPWENIEEKYPVGNVVTGVVRVIFEKGIIIDIEEGVSGYCPISEISWKYIRTPNEVVAEGEKVKAVVTELDKENRKIKLSVKRVEQNPWKLFKKNYKVGDVVKIKLTKELKKGYIGVIENVEIYIPKSDVDSTVNIGDELEVKIIGIKEDGEILRIIASEKEKVSESLIEEINNEAEKERFSSIERKVKNGNSFDSREE; this is encoded by the coding sequence ATGCAAATTATTGTGGCAAAGGGAGTAGGTTTTTGTTTTGGAGTAGAATACGCAGTAAATAGGGCCAAGACTCTTTTAAAGAGTGGCGTAAGTGTCTGGACGGATGATGATATAGTTCACAACAAATTTGTTATGAAAGAATTAAATGATTTGGGTTTGTCAAAAACTTCTGGAGATGTTTTTTTAGTTAGAGCACATGGACTACCCAAATATGAGATTGAAAAATTAAATAAAAAGTACAAAATAGAAGATCTTACGTGTAGGATTGTTAAAAATTTATTTAAAACTGTTTCAAAGTTGGAAGAAGAGGGGTATAAACTGGTTGTTTTTGGGAAAAAAGAACATCCAGAGATGAAGGCGCTAAAGAGTTATTGTACTGATGCTATCATTACAAAGGAGCCTGTAATGGTTGTAGGAAAGAGAATAGCTGTTGCAAGCCAAACTACCATGTCATATTCAGATTTTAATCTTTTTGCGGAAAAAGTAAAAGAAATGTCTAAGTTTGAAGAGTTTAAAGTAATAAATAGTATATGTAATATAACATATGATAGAGAGATTGAAACGCAACAATTATCAAAAATTGTGGATTTGATGGTTATTGTTGGTGGAAAACACAGTTCTAATACAACTAAGCTTTATAAAATTGCTAAAAAATATACCAATGCTATTCATATTGAATTTCCTGAAGAGATAGAATTTATACCCAAGGGGGTTAAAAAAGTTGGAATAATAAGTGGTACATCTACACCAAAAGAGTTAGTTGATAAAGTGGTAGAGAGATTAAAAATATTAGGAGGGATGCTGCAAATGGATGGAAATTTTGAAAAACTTTTAGAAGAGTATTTGTACACAGATGTTAGAAGGGGAGAAAAGGTAGAAGCAACTGTTTTAAGAAAAAGTGATACTGAACTTTTTGTAGATTTTGGTTGGAAAGGTGAAGGGATTGTAAATTCTAATGAACTTGTAAAAGATTTGGAAGAATATAATATTGGTGATAAAATCACATTATTATTGTTAAAAAAAGATGAAGAAAATGGTACAGCATATTTATCAGAGAAGAGAATCTATTTGAAACAAATTAGAAGAATTTTAAAGGAAAAGTTTGAAAAAGGCGAAAAAGTTACAGGAAAGATTATCTCAAAAGTTAAAGGAGGATATAAGGTATTAATTGATAATGTTTTAGAAGCATTTTTACCAAAGAGTGAATCTATGATATTTGATGATAATATACCTGAATACAAATGTGAGTTTAAGATTATAAAATTTGAAGATAAAAGAAGATTAAATGTTGTACTTTCAAGAAAGGTATTAGTGGAAGAACAAGTGAAAAAATTTTTCAATGAGAGAAAAAATGGAGATATTGTTGAAGGTATAGTGAAAAAAATTGAAAAGTTTGGAGCGTTTATTAGAATTAGCGAAGGTATTGAAGGATTATTGCCAAATTCGGAAATTTCTTATGATAATGAAGTAAATGCTTATGATGTATTAAGTGAAGGGCAAAGTGTTAAATTATATTTAAAAGAAATTGTTCCGGAAAGAAAAAAGATAATCTTGAGTTTAAAGGAATTACTTCCAAATCCGTGGAATAGTGTTGAGAGAAAGTATAAAGTAGGAGAAGTGGTTAGTGGGAAAGTGAAGAAGATAATGCCATATGGGTTTTTTGTAAATCTTGAACCAGGTATTGATGGATTTGTCCATATTGATGATGTATTTTGGGGAAGAAGAGGAAATTTAAAAGAGTTAATTTCTGAAGGAGATTTTGTAAAATTAGTTGTAAAAGAGGTGGATAAAGAAAACAAGAGAATAAAGTTAAGTTATAAAGAAGTAAAGGGAGATCCATGGGAAAATATTGAGGAAAAATATCCAGTTGGAAATGTTGTGACTGGTGTTGTTAGAGTTATTTTTGAGAAAGGAATAATAATAGATATTGAAGAAGGAGTAAGTGGATATTGTCCTATTTCGGAAATCTCGTGGAAATACATAAGAACTCCAAATGAAGTCGTAGCCGAAGGTGAAAAAGTAAAGGCCGTTGTGACAGAACTTGATAAAGAGAATAGAAAAATAAAATTAAGCGTAAAAAGGGTGGAACAAAATCCGTGGAAACTGTTCAAAAAAAACTACAAAGTAGGAGATGTGGTAAAAATTAAATTAACGAAGGAATTGAAAAAAGGGTATATTGGTGTTATTGAAAATGTTGAAATTTACATTCCAAAGTCGGATGTGGATTCAACTGTCAATATAGGAGATGAATTAGAAGTAAAGATTATTGGTATTAAGGAAGACGGAGAAATTTTAAGGATTATTGCAAGCGAGAAAGAAAAAGTAAGTGAGTCTTTAATAGAAGAAATAAACAATGAAGCTGAGAAGGAAAGATTTAGTTCCATTGAAAGGAAGGTAAAAAATGGCAACAGTTTTGATAGTAGGGAAGAGTAA
- the der gene encoding ribosome biogenesis GTPase Der — MATVLIVGKSNVGKSTLFNKLIGRKKSIVDNKEGVTRDAVSDRVSYFGKYFRLIDTCGIFERPEDIISSKLKNLTLDMLKEGDLVLFVLDGKNGLTSEDYHLADFLRKSNSDVLLVVNKSENGKKVLVNLSDFYSLGFGEPIFVSAEQGKNIDNLVEKIIEKLEEKGKNLSEEDNNNDSIIRVALIGRPNAGKSTLFNSILNKERVLVTPIPGTTRDAIDELIEFNGQKYLFIDTAGLRRKSRVEYKSIDMYSNVRAIRSVELADVVVLVIDAIEGITHQDQRIAGIAENRGKATVVVFNKIDLVKNFNFRKTEFIEHFNEKLYFINYSPVVFVSAAKNKGIKKLIDAINEAYTSLNYRVNTSAVNAAIQRMVMFSPPPRGLKIFYGVQVDVRPPTFLFFTNGKKVPEFYQNSIRNTIRENVYPFNGAPIFLKFKNRH; from the coding sequence ATGGCAACAGTTTTGATAGTAGGGAAGAGTAATGTTGGAAAATCAACGCTTTTTAATAAATTAATAGGTAGGAAAAAATCAATTGTAGATAATAAAGAAGGTGTTACAAGAGATGCGGTTAGTGACCGCGTCTCTTATTTTGGAAAATATTTTAGATTAATAGATACGTGTGGAATTTTCGAGAGACCAGAAGATATCATATCTTCTAAGTTAAAAAATTTAACTTTGGATATGTTGAAAGAAGGAGATCTCGTTTTGTTTGTGCTTGATGGAAAAAATGGATTAACCTCTGAAGACTATCATCTTGCGGATTTTTTGAGAAAATCAAATTCTGATGTATTGTTGGTGGTTAATAAATCTGAAAATGGAAAAAAAGTTTTGGTAAATTTATCGGATTTTTATAGCTTAGGATTTGGTGAACCAATATTTGTTTCAGCAGAACAAGGAAAAAATATCGATAATTTAGTTGAAAAAATCATTGAGAAGTTGGAAGAAAAAGGAAAAAATTTAAGTGAAGAAGATAATAATAATGATTCTATAATTAGGGTAGCGTTAATTGGAAGACCAAATGCGGGAAAATCAACATTATTTAATAGTATATTAAACAAAGAAAGAGTACTTGTTACTCCTATACCTGGTACAACAAGAGATGCAATTGATGAGTTAATAGAATTTAATGGCCAAAAATATCTATTTATTGATACAGCGGGGTTAAGAAGAAAATCTAGAGTTGAATACAAAAGTATTGATATGTACAGTAATGTGCGGGCTATAAGAAGTGTTGAATTAGCCGATGTTGTTGTGTTAGTTATAGATGCCATCGAAGGTATCACACACCAAGATCAAAGAATAGCAGGGATTGCTGAAAATAGAGGAAAGGCAACTGTTGTTGTTTTTAATAAGATAGATCTTGTGAAGAATTTTAATTTTAGAAAAACAGAGTTTATTGAACATTTTAATGAAAAGTTATATTTTATTAATTATAGTCCTGTGGTATTTGTAAGTGCTGCAAAAAACAAAGGAATAAAAAAATTAATAGACGCAATTAATGAAGCATATACTTCGTTAAATTACAGAGTTAATACAAGTGCGGTAAATGCTGCTATACAGAGAATGGTTATGTTTTCACCACCACCAAGAGGTTTAAAGATATTTTATGGTGTGCAGGTAGACGTAAGACCTCCAACATTCTTATTTTTTACAAATGGGAAAAAAGTTCCAGAATTTTATCAAAATAGTATTAGAAATACTATTCGCGAGAATGTCTATCCTTTCAATGGGGCACCTATATTTTTGAAATTCAAAAATAGACATTAG
- a CDS encoding BMP family lipoprotein, which translates to MKKIILLGILLSISVFSFKVIMVTDIGGLGDGSFMDGTWSGIVKACEELGIEYEVIQSKEQGDYVSNLSKAAEQADVVFAVGYLMSDAFYKVAQQYPETYFVGIDFDNGTELSNVMTFTFKEQEGSFLTGYLAAGMTRTGKVAIIGGIPIPPVKRYEIGFRAGVKAFNQIHNTNVEVKVVYANSFTDPKKGKELAQALISEKVDIIQQACGGTALGIIEAVKEEDQKLVKSDNLKDLIDYFYENGGYFMLGGDVEQEPQAPGYILASAIKRVDVASYLAVKMAYNGEWAPGNTELGIKENGEGISNMIFTKGIVPDSLICEIEYLIILIKKEEFIIPSSEEELNGMKIKIKF; encoded by the coding sequence ATGAAGAAGATTATATTACTTGGAATTTTATTATCTATAAGTGTGTTTTCTTTTAAGGTTATAATGGTAACGGATATTGGGGGATTAGGAGATGGATCTTTTATGGATGGAACTTGGTCTGGTATTGTTAAAGCGTGTGAGGAGCTTGGCATTGAGTATGAAGTTATACAGTCAAAGGAACAAGGAGATTACGTAAGTAATTTAAGTAAGGCAGCAGAACAAGCAGATGTAGTTTTCGCTGTAGGTTATTTAATGTCTGATGCGTTTTATAAAGTTGCGCAACAGTATCCTGAAACATATTTTGTTGGAATAGATTTTGATAACGGTACAGAACTTTCAAATGTTATGACATTTACATTTAAAGAACAAGAGGGTAGTTTTTTAACTGGATATCTTGCTGCTGGAATGACAAGAACTGGAAAAGTTGCGATTATTGGTGGAATTCCTATTCCACCTGTGAAGAGATATGAAATTGGATTTAGGGCGGGAGTTAAAGCATTCAATCAAATTCATAACACAAATGTTGAAGTGAAGGTTGTGTATGCAAATTCATTCACAGATCCAAAAAAAGGAAAAGAATTGGCGCAGGCATTAATTAGTGAAAAAGTAGATATTATTCAACAAGCTTGTGGAGGAACCGCATTAGGAATTATTGAAGCAGTCAAAGAAGAGGATCAAAAATTAGTAAAATCGGATAATTTAAAAGACTTGATTGATTATTTCTACGAAAATGGCGGTTATTTTATGTTAGGTGGTGATGTTGAGCAAGAGCCACAAGCACCTGGCTATATTTTGGCAAGTGCTATTAAAAGGGTTGATGTTGCAAGTTATTTAGCTGTTAAAATGGCGTATAATGGAGAATGGGCGCCTGGAAATACGGAATTGGGAATAAAAGAAAATGGTGAAGGAATTAGCAATATGATATTTACCAAAGGGATAGTTCCTGATAGTTTGATTTGTGAGATAGAATATCTAATAATTTTAATAAAAAAAGAAGAATTTATAATTCCATCATCTGAAGAAGAGCTTAATGGAATGAAAATAAAAATTAAGTTTTAA
- a CDS encoding ABC transporter substrate-binding protein has translation MIIFQFLYWYFFKGNSYAFFYSLKNASHEIITQQYRPLNLYPLNEDALFKNTLRYIKSKGLNIIVGPNFSATGFRIFKFLEDYDLVAISPSITSTKLLMSTNRILSIVPTNEFQINVIIKFLKYNASKNVLLILDPFNKEYSREFLKILKEFNGEYAYFYSVETFSKDVSKYDSIVITLEPKGAIDFLSYFAPDFRGIIVASDAAIDEGLDSLPDLKNLYVVTFGFKSYNWSNEAIYTIFRMLSKHKFISTNQFVNFYLGHEIGRGMYFNDEGFIEKNISIVNFSKYRKESLIFEGK, from the coding sequence ATGATAATTTTTCAATTTTTGTATTGGTATTTTTTTAAGGGAAATTCTTATGCATTTTTTTATTCTTTAAAGAATGCATCACACGAGATTATTACACAACAATATAGGCCTTTAAATTTATATCCCTTAAATGAAGATGCACTATTTAAAAATACTTTAAGGTATATAAAATCAAAGGGATTAAATATTATAGTTGGGCCTAATTTTAGTGCTACTGGATTTAGGATATTCAAATTTTTAGAAGATTACGATCTTGTTGCAATTTCTCCAAGTATAACATCAACTAAATTGTTAATGAGTACTAATAGAATTCTTTCAATAGTTCCTACTAATGAGTTTCAAATAAATGTAATTATAAAATTTTTGAAGTATAATGCATCAAAAAATGTTTTACTGATATTAGATCCATTTAACAAAGAATATTCAAGGGAATTTTTAAAAATTTTAAAAGAGTTTAATGGAGAATATGCGTATTTTTATTCCGTTGAGACTTTTTCTAAAGATGTGAGTAAATACGATTCAATTGTAATTACGCTTGAACCTAAAGGTGCTATCGATTTTCTAAGTTATTTTGCTCCTGATTTTAGAGGAATAATTGTAGCATCTGATGCCGCAATTGATGAGGGATTGGATAGTTTGCCGGATTTAAAAAATTTATACGTTGTAACTTTTGGGTTTAAAAGTTACAATTGGTCAAATGAAGCCATTTATACAATATTTAGAATGCTTTCAAAGCATAAGTTTATTTCTACCAACCAATTTGTTAATTTTTATTTGGGACATGAAATTGGTAGAGGAATGTATTTTAACGATGAAGGATTTATCGAAAAAAATATTAGTATAGTAAATTTTTCAAAGTATAGAAAGGAGAGTTTAATATTTGAAGGTAAATAG
- the rpmH gene encoding 50S ribosomal protein L34 yields the protein MKRTYQPSRIKRKRTHGFLARKKTAGGRRVLKNRRRKGRWRLTV from the coding sequence ATGAAGAGGACATATCAACCATCGAGGATTAAGAGAAAAAGAACACACGGGTTTTTAGCGAGAAAAAAGACTGCAGGTGGAAGAAGGGTGTTAAAGAACAGAAGAAGAAAAGGAAGATGGAGATTAACAGTATAA
- the rnpA gene encoding ribonuclease P protein component codes for MEINSISKNTFKKHERLKLRKDFKNIFENGKSIQNSYLVILYVNNGLDYSRYGFSIKKKFGKAVKRNRLKRWLREIIRNNKGIIPKGFDYLIIARKHLSKDFDNILFTELKDELLKLFVRINDEKNSNVSD; via the coding sequence ATGGAGATTAACAGTATAAGTAAAAACACCTTTAAAAAACATGAACGCTTGAAGCTCAGGAAAGATTTTAAAAATATATTTGAAAATGGCAAAAGCATACAAAATAGTTATCTTGTGATTTTATATGTAAATAATGGTCTAGATTATAGTAGATATGGTTTTTCAATTAAAAAAAAGTTTGGTAAAGCCGTGAAAAGGAATAGATTGAAAAGATGGTTACGTGAGATTATAAGAAATAATAAAGGGATTATTCCAAAAGGATTCGATTATTTAATAATTGCTAGGAAACATCTTTCGAAAGATTTTGACAATATATTATTTACAGAATTAAAAGATGAATTGTTAAAATTATTTGTGAGGATTAATGATGAAAAAAATAGTAATGTTAGTGATTAG
- the yidD gene encoding membrane protein insertion efficiency factor YidD has product MKKIVMLVIRFYQKFISPLKPPTCIYTPTCSEYTYRAVQRFGVFKGLFLGFKRILRCNPLHKGGEDPVPDEFYIIRRRRSS; this is encoded by the coding sequence ATGAAAAAAATAGTAATGTTAGTGATTAGATTTTATCAAAAATTTATTTCTCCATTAAAACCACCAACTTGTATATATACTCCGACATGCTCGGAGTATACTTATCGGGCGGTACAAAGGTTTGGCGTATTTAAAGGTCTTTTCCTGGGCTTCAAGCGTATTTTAAGGTGTAATCCTCTCCATAAAGGTGGGGAAGATCCAGTACCAGATGAATTTTATATAATTAGAAGGAGGCGGTCTAGTTGA
- the yidC gene encoding membrane protein insertase YidC: protein MTLEERTDGIYVFTKLAEYKFDYNGNLQEVYRVTERRTRLFLYSNDGFDLENVNSTPTFKWQGLKDKGKYSELTLVFNYGNIEKIFSFKEGPNYTFNVSIDSNDEITVSIPRVGYEENDRLRDNVFVSFYNKGDILSIVKFSGKTLGGNKVKGTNLRFLAYIGPYKKTLIKDAFGEDYSTISEMLKTISGVGGWFDVILYPLVYFFGWINNFTKNFGLTIIVFTIIVRFILYPLYHSQTKSMIKMRKMQPIVEQIKKKYKDPQKQQQELLKAYKENNINPASGCLMAFVQLPIFIVLYQVIRYYQEEFAFNGQFLIWKDLTAGGFSANWVFLVIQILAGYYLALITSQDTRTAWQSIIMSFVFPFLFIGLPSGVFLYYTANTLIQLGITYYIYKKYKIKGLTQRELWGLPNKG from the coding sequence ATGACTCTTGAAGAAAGAACTGATGGTATTTACGTGTTTACTAAACTTGCGGAATATAAATTTGACTATAATGGTAATTTACAAGAAGTGTATAGAGTTACTGAAAGAAGAACAAGATTATTTTTGTATTCTAATGATGGTTTTGATCTGGAAAATGTAAATTCGACTCCTACTTTTAAGTGGCAGGGATTAAAAGATAAAGGAAAATACTCTGAATTAACTTTGGTTTTTAATTATGGGAATATTGAAAAAATATTCAGTTTTAAAGAAGGCCCAAATTATACATTTAATGTTTCAATTGATTCTAATGATGAAATTACTGTATCAATTCCAAGGGTTGGTTACGAGGAAAATGATAGATTGCGCGATAATGTTTTTGTATCGTTTTATAATAAAGGAGATATTCTTTCTATAGTAAAATTTTCTGGGAAAACATTAGGTGGAAATAAGGTGAAAGGTACAAATCTAAGATTTCTAGCCTATATTGGTCCTTATAAAAAGACCCTTATAAAAGATGCATTTGGAGAAGATTATTCCACGATTTCAGAGATGTTAAAAACAATTTCTGGGGTTGGAGGATGGTTTGATGTAATATTATATCCATTAGTTTACTTTTTTGGATGGATAAATAATTTTACTAAGAATTTCGGACTTACAATTATTGTTTTTACGATAATTGTCAGATTTATACTTTATCCACTGTATCATTCACAGACAAAGTCTATGATTAAAATGAGAAAAATGCAACCTATTGTGGAACAAATAAAGAAAAAGTATAAAGATCCTCAAAAACAGCAACAAGAACTTTTAAAGGCATATAAAGAGAATAATATTAATCCAGCAAGTGGGTGTCTAATGGCGTTTGTGCAGTTGCCAATATTTATAGTTTTGTATCAAGTTATAAGGTATTATCAGGAAGAATTTGCGTTTAATGGACAATTTCTCATATGGAAGGATTTAACAGCTGGGGGATTTTCAGCAAATTGGGTGTTTTTAGTTATACAAATTCTTGCAGGATATTATCTTGCATTGATTACAAGTCAGGATACAAGAACAGCATGGCAGAGTATAATTATGAGTTTTGTATTCCCATTCCTGTTCATAGGATTGCCAAGTGGAGTGTTTTTGTATTACACTGCAAATACGTTGATTCAACTTGGAATAACATATTATATTTATAAAAAATA